GGCCCGATAATCTCTGAGAGGCCATACAGGTCAATGGCGTCGATATTCAGCTTTTTCTCTATCTCTAAGCGCATCTTATTCGACCAAGGCTCCGCTCCCAATACGCCTATCTTGAGCTTCATCTCCTTGAAATCGACGCCCACTTCTTCTGCTACCTCGGCAAGGTGCAAGGCGTACGAAGGAGTACACGTCAAGACCGTCGGGCCGAAATCCTTCATGATCATTATCTGTCTCTTCGTATTGCCGCCCGAAATAGGTATCACCGAAGACCCCAGGGTCTCCGCCCCGTAATGAAATCCGAGACCGCCGGTAAATAGCCCGTAACCGTAGGCGTTGTGTATAATGTCCCCCTTGGTTACACCGGCCGATGCCAGGGTCCGGGCCATGAGCTCCGACCATGTATCTATATCGTTTTTCGTGTAACCGACGACCGTGGGCTTTCCCGTTGTGCCCGAAGAGGCGTGAATCCTGACTATATCGTCCATCGACACTGTGAAGAGGCCGAAAGGATAGTTGTCTCTCAGATCCGATTTGTTTGTAAAAGGTAGGTTTTTGAGGTCTCCTAATTCCTTAATGTCATCCGGTTTTATGCCGGCATCGTCAAACGCCTTCTTGGAGAACGGCACCCTCTCGTACAGCCTCTTGGCCACATCCTGGAGTCTTTTCAATTGAAGGGCTTCAAGCTCCACTCTCGGAAGTGTCTCGAATTTTTTATTATATATCATAAGATGACCTCCAGTCTATGATACCTTTTCCACCGACCTGCCTGCATCAAAGGCCTTCAAATTTATATCCAATATTTTTTTCGGCAAACTATCCTTCATGACCTCTATCCATTTATCGGCGGTTACGTCTATGTAGTTTGAGAGGTGCCCCAAGACGACTGTGCCCACAGCCTTCGCGTTTCCGAGGTTCTCCGCTATTTCGAGCCCCTTTATCAGGGAGACCCTGGGAAACGAGCGTTCAAGCAATTCGTATATCCCCTCGGGATACTTCTCCACGCCCAGAGAAACAGACGGGGGATTCAGGCGATAGTCGTTCAAGATAATTATGGTATCTCTGTTCAAAAAATCTATATAGCGTAAGGTTTCCAGAAGTTCCAGCGAAAAGAGGATATCCGCGCTCTCCTTCTTTATCAGAGGAGAGAAGACCTTATCGCCGAACCTGACGTGGGTGACCACACTCCCCCCTCTCTGGGCCATTCCGTGAACCTCGCTCTTTTTCACGTCAAAACCGCTCTTGAGGAGCACTTCCGAGAGGAGATCGGATGCCATAATGACGCCCTGTCCCCCTACTCCCGCCATCAATATATTTGTAACTTTGCCGCCCAAAAACCTAACGAGCTCCCATTATAATTGCACCCTGCCAACTCTACTTCCGCCGTCACTCTATTTGTAATCTCACCGTCTAAAACCGCACGATCTCCCATCACAATAGCATCCTGTACCCCTGCACCCCTGCCCACCGACCCCCACCATCAATGCATTTGCAACCTCACCACCAAAAAACTACATGAGCGCTTAAAATAACATTATAATCGAAAATAGTCCAACAAAATCTTCAAAGATTTTTTACAAATCTATAATAAGCAAATATTATTTAAGTGACAATAGCGTCGAATTTGCACAGATTGGTGCAAACACCGCATCCTATACATATCAAACGATCTATGACTGCCCTGCCCTCTTTCCCCTTGGAGTTCAACTCATCCGGCGCCCAACCGAGGGCTGGGCATCCCAGCTTAAGGCAGGCCTTGCACCCCGTGCATTTATCGACGTCGATGGTGTGTTGTTTCCAACTATCCCTCTTTGCCCCTCGAAGCAAGACGCATGGCCCCCTGGAGATGATTAGGGAGGTCTCCTTCGATTTAAGCTCATTCGATATGACCAAGGAGGTATTATCGAGGTCGTAGGGATCTATCACGGATAAGCGCTTTATGCCGAGGGCCTTGGCCAGTGCCTCGACGTCAACGATGTTTGTCTCGTCCCCCATAAGCGTCCTTCCCGTCCCTGGGTTGTCCTGGGCGCCCGTCATGGCGGTGGTGCGGTTGTCGAGGATGATGATGGTTGACCCCGACCTGTTATAGGCCGCGTCCATAAGGCCGGTAATCCCGGAGTGAAAGAAGGTCGAATCGCCGATGACCGCAACCACCCCCCCCTCGCCCTTTTCATGATCCGCCATCGAGAGGACCTTGTCCATCCCTATGGCATGTCCTATGCTTGCCCCCATACAGAGACAAGTGTCGATTGACCTCAAGGGCGGAAGAAACGCCAGCGTGTAACACCCGATGTCACCCGTTACGAACACCTTCTTCTTTGATAATTCGTAGAAGACACCTCTGTGGGGACACCCGGGGCACATGTTGGGAGGCCTCGGCGGGAGCTTCGGGAGATCGATCTCGACCGGTTCCCTAAGCTTCGGGCCTTGAGTCCCTATCAACCCGGACGATTCGACTATATCGAGGTTAAGCTCCCCCAATATCGGTATGAACTCCTTTCCCTTCGCCTCGATACCCATCGCCTTAATCTGCTCCTCGAAGAAGGGATCGAGCTCCTCGATTACCACAACCTCGTCCAGGTCCTTGACGAACTCCCTGATTATCTTCTCGGGAAGGGGGTAGATCATCCCCAGCTTTAAGATGGGGGCATTGGGAAACAGCTCCTTGGCGTATTGATACGATATACCGGATGTTACTATCCCGGTCTTCCCCTTCCCTTCCTCTATCCTGTTTTCCGTGAAATCGTTTGCGAACTCCCTCAGATCGTCGAGGCGCTTTTCGACCACCACGTGTCTCTTCCTGGCGTTGTTCGGAAGCATAACGAGCTTCTCGGGGTCCTTTACCGCTGCTATACCCTTTGTGGCGTTGTCCCTGTCTGCGGGTGAAATTTTAACGGGGGATTTCGAGTGGGATATTCTCGTTGTGGTTCTGAGGAAGACGGGGGTGTCGAACTTCTCCGATATATCGAAGGCGAGCCTAACGAAGTCCTTGGCCTCCTGACTGTCGCTCGGATCGAGCATCGGGATCTTTGCGAACTTCGCGTAGTTCCTGTTGTCCTGCTCGTTCTGGGAGCTGTGGAGCTCCGGATCGTCCGCCGAAACTATGACGAGCCCTCCCCTAACTCCGGTATAAGATAGGGTAAAGAGGGGATCGGCGGCAACATTGACGCCCACGTGCTTCATGGCGACCAGCGCCCTCGCTCCGGCATATGCGGCGCCCACACCCACCTCCAGGGCGACCTTTTCGTTTGGCGACCACTCGGAGTAGACCCCATCGTAGTTCTTCATGTTTTCGAGTATTTCGGTCGAAGGCGTCCCCGGATAGGCGGAAGCAAAGACAACGCCGCTCTCGTAGGCGCCCCGGGCTATCGCCTCGTTACCCGACATCAACACCATTTCAGATTCAGCCGCCATACTATTCTTCACCCTCTTTTTCGTCCTCCTCTTCTCCCTCTTTGAGGTTTTCCGTCTTTTCCGGAACTTTGCCCATCTTGGCCTTAACTATTTCCGTGTACGACGAATCGGGGAAGAGCTCCATAAATTTCTCCGAATATTTATCGGCTTCGTCGTCTTTCCCCTCACCCCTGAGAGACCTTATGAGGTTTATATAGCTCGACTCGTTTTTATCGCTCAGGATTTTCAGATATGCCTTTGACGCCTCTTCGTAGTCCTCCAATTTTTCTTGGGTAAAGCCGATGGACTCGATGACCACGTTTTTCATTGGGCCTTTGAATTTTCTCTCGGCTTTCTTGTAATCGGACATGGCCTCGGTGTATCTCCCAAGGTTGTAAAGGACGTGTCCGCGATAAAGAAAGGCAAACTTTCTCTGATTGGATAAGGGATAATGTTTGATAATGGAGTTGAGATCATCGAGGACTTCGAGGAGCTTGTCCTCGTCGCTCCTGGCGAGGCTGTAGTCTTCGATTGCCTGGCTTATTTCTATTTCTGCTTTTTTATGTTGTTTAAAATGGAAGAACGAAAAAACTACTACGCATACGCATAGGGAAATTAGTGCGACAACGGCGATGTAAAATACCCGTGAATTCTCTTCTAAAAAATAGAATATTTTTTCCCATAACGTGATAAATTCATCTGGCTCTTTTAATGTTTTTTTTCTTGAGACCCTTCTTTTTGCGGACAACTATATATATCTCCCCTACATTGATGAATAAAAAAATTTTATACGGCAATATTTATATTCTTTATTTTTCTGTATTCTTATATTCCGTATGTTGATAATTTGAAATTTATGCCACAGCGCATCTATTTCTACTTGATCTGTTCTATCCCTTCCATATGGACCTTCCCCTCGTAGAAAGCACCGTCCGTAACCGCCAATTTTCCGCACTCCATATCAGCGTTGATATGAGCGCTTTCAGTCAGCTCAATTTTATTTTGCACTATGAGCCTCCCCTCTATTCTCCCCTCGACTACAACGTCATTCGCCTTGATCGTTCCCTTTATCCTTCCGTTCTCTCCTACATACACCAACGCCTTAACGTCAATATCTCCGGTTATCTCACCATTTATAAGTATGTTTTCGTTCCCGGTAATATTTCCCGTTATCTCCGTGTCTTCTCCTATCCTGCAGTCAAAATCTTGAGCATTTATGGTCCCTGAACCTTTCCTGTCCATATTCCACCCCGAAATTCTATAAAAAAATAAAGTATTTATATAGCAAATTCCATTTCCTTTGTCAACAACAAAAACAAGATGTTTTTCGCGATATTTTAGGTCATGCGATCAATCCGTCAATTCAAGGTAAAAAATACAGACCGTCAACAAGGACTAACCTCAGCCTACACTTCCATAGAGAATCTTCACCCTTTCACCCATCTTGGCTCCCACGACCCTCTCCGCGCTCCCCCCCCTCTTTGCGATCTCCAGAAAGCCGGAACTCCCGACCAACAGTATAAGACCTTGCCCATCGCCGTCCTCATATGATCGGGATAATCCATCCACTTTTATCCTGTATGCATCGCCTATCACTACTTCGATATACTCCGACTCAATATTTGGGCGGATGTTCGTAATCAGATTTCCGAATCGGTCGATGTAAACGATCTCACCGATAATCTCGGTGGCCTTGGTTTTCGGCTCCGGGAATCGGATGAGAATCGGGTCCGCCACATTAGGGCCGATGATCTCCCAATCGCCCGATTCTCCCATCAGGCTTATGCGGGCAGCCGTCGGCGAAAATATGTCCCTGCCGTGAAACGTCGACGAAATCTCATCGAGCATGAAATCTCTGTTCTTTATCTCTCTGACTATATATGGGGCGTTGTCCGTCATCGCCCAAGAGATGACGCCGTTGTCAGGACCAACAAAAATATAGTCGGCAGTTTTCACGGCAATGGGTCGTCTCATCGTCCCAACCCCAGGGTCGACAACGACGACGTGAATTGTACCCGCCGGAAAGAAGCGATAGCTTGTGAGGATGCTGATGGCCCCTCCCCTCAAATCTTGAGGAGCGACCCCGTGATTGAGATCGACTATCACCGCATCGCGGTTTATGTTAAGGATAACACCCTTCATGACCCCCACAAAGGGATCCTTGTATCCAAAGTCTGTGGTCAGTGTAATAACGGGCGATGGCATTGTTTCCCATTTAAAATGGCCGGTCATATTTCAAATGAGGGCGTAATCCATTTATCATCCGTCTCTGATCATACCTTCAAGGTCTACCTTTTTCCTCGGGAGAAAATCGGCAGCGTAACCCAGGGCTACAAGGGCCACCGCCCGGTAATTCTTGGGTGGGTTCAACAGCTCGACAACCCTCGTTTCGTCAAACTCGAACTCGATTGAAGCGGAAATCCCGAGCTCTTTAGCCATAAGTATAATGTGGGAGAGGTCGATCGGCACGTCTATCATGAAGAAGGGTTGCTCTCTCCCCCTCCTTGCCACCGTCCAAGGCTCCGCAAAGGCGGCTATAATGACCGGAGCCGAATCAAAAGACGCCTTTTTTGACAGCCCGAAAAGCGCCTTTAAAACCCTGCGGTCCTTCACCACGAAAAACCGCCATACCTGGGAGTTGTTCGCGGAAGGGGCGAGCCTTGCGGCCTCCAACACCTTCATTAAAATATCGTCCTCTATCCCTTTATCCGTAAACGACGAAGGCTCGCAGATATTCTTGACCAGATCACCCACTATCATAATATTTTAAGGTAATAATATGGCTTCAAATCATCGTCACGATCTTTTCCATGGGCTTTCTCCTCTTTGAGACGAGACTTCGCGCCATGTAATCCAAGGAGGAAGCCTTTATCTTGTCCGGGGGATAGCCCAGTGGAGTAACCGCCACGATCCTTGCGTTATCAGGAATGGAGAGCGCCCTCTTTATTCCATCCTCGCCGAATCCGCCGATCCAGCACGTTCCTACCCCGACCTCCGCCGCAGCCAGCATCAAAAGCTCCATCAAGATCGAGCACTCGGCGAGATAGAAATGCTTGTCTTCCAACACTTCGGCGCTGTCAGGATAACCGCAGCAAACGACAAATCCAAAGGCCTTTGTCGTGAGGATCCACGGATTCACCTTCCCCATAAGGCCCGAGAATATCCCCCTTTTGAGGAGCTTTTTTCCTTCCGGCCTCGTCACGAAGACAAAGAAGGGGCTTTTGAACCCAAAGGCCGAAGCCCCCTCCAAAACCACCTCCTTCAAATACCCTATCTTATCACCCGGTATCGGATCGCCGGCATATTTTCTATAGCTCCTCCTGACCTTAATCACATCCATAAGGTCATTAGGGGATTTCGTTTTCTCTCCTCTATCGGTCATCGAGAGCCTCTCCCGTTCAAAAGGCCGACCGTCTCCCCATCAGTCTCTTGCCCCCTCAGTCTCTCCTCCAGGACGAGAAGGTTCATCACATCGTCCCTGTTGTATCTCAGGAGGAGATCGAGGGCCGATTCGTCACCGCTTCTAATATACCTTTCCCAGAGAACCGGGGCGTCCCTGCCGCACAGACCTTCCGTCTCCCGTCCTATGCCGAGCTTCTTCTCCACCGTCTTCAACCCTCCGTGAAGCCCCTGTCTCCAACAGTCGTACATGAGGTCGTGGGACTTGAAATACGACCTCAGATCGAGCCCCAACCTCTTTTTTATAATCGGGATATCGAAGCGGCTGCCGTTGTACGTCACTATCACATCGGCGGTGTCGAGGGCCCTCATGATGGTGTATTCCTCGATCATATCGCCAACTAAGTGAACGAAATTGTCGGGGGCAATAAAAATCCCGATTACGGTAATCTGGCCGTAAAAGGAAGTTTCTATATCGAGATACGCCCTTTCGTTGATTGAACTCAATCTTAAATCCTTCAGGCAAATAAATAAGAAATCTCATTTTCAATTATAGAACAGAGGAGACTATAAAACAAGCGCAAATAAGGGAGATTCGTAAGGTATTTCACAATGGATAACAATTTTAAGCGTATAAATCAAAATAGGCGGCGGCTTCTTGACAAAAATGTAAAAAAATATATAATTAGATGAATTTCTAAGAAAGGAAAACTACATGAAAGGAAGGTTGATATTCGCAACGTTTGCCACATTCGGCATTCTTCTCTCCTTCGTTCTTTTTGTAATCGTTCTGGTTACCTTTTTTACCGGGCTTATCGGCGCTCCGATAATGATTTTCTTGACCGTCGTCTTCAGCTTCATCTCCTGGCTTATCAGCCCTTGGATAATAGATCAAATCCACAAGTGGTTCTACAAGTTCAAGTTTATCGAGATCGAAGACCTGGAGATGAGGAGTCCCCATACGGCAAAGTTCCTGAGGGAGGCGTGCGAGCGAAACGGGATAAAGGTGCCGATGTTGAGGATAGTGGACGACCTCAACCCCACGGCGTACTGCTACGGCTCGTATCCCGGCAACTCGAGGATCGTCGTGTCGGAGGGACTCTTTCATTACCTGACTCCTGAGGAGGTAACGGCCGTATACGGACACGAGCTGGGACATATAAAAAACCTCGATTTCATCTTGATGACTATTGCCAACACGCTTCTTATGATTTTGTATGAGGTTTACGTCATATTCACGAGGGTTCGATCGAGGGGTAAAAACCCCTTCCCCCTTATAGGGCTTGTCTCCCTTGTTTTCTGGTGGATAGGTTCATACTTCGTCCTCTACCTCTCAAGGACACGCGAGTACCTGGCCGATCACTTCTCCGGTGTTGAGACGGGCGACCCGAACACCCTGGCCACGGCACTGGTCAAGATCGCATACGGAATCGCGACGCAGCCCGACACCTTAAACTCAAAGCGCCTTCTTGCCAGCACCAGGTCGCTGGGGATAACGGACTACAAGAACGCCGACAACGTCGGCACGGCCGTGAGCGTTGCGGCCGGGGTAAAAGACATCGAATCGAGGAAGATAGTGGAATTCGATCCGAGGAGGGTGTCGAAGGTCTTCCTCTTTGACATCTACAACCCCTGGTCGAAGATCGTTCAGCTCGGCTCCACCCACCCCCTCACCGGAAAGAGGATAAAGGGACTGATGGAACTGTGTGACGAAAGGAGAATCAGCCCTCTCTTCAACTTCGACGAGGTTACCCTCGAGGGCCACAAGCTGGACAGGGGAAGGCTTTACGGGAGGTTCTTCCTCGAGGTCTTGATATACTTCGCCCCTATAATGGGTCTCTTCTTCGGGCTTATACTTACCGTCCTCAAGGTGGAACTGTTTTCCATTATGTTGGTCACATTCGGCATGGGGATGCTCCTGAAGGCGATCTACAGGTATCCACCCATATCCAAGCCCGAGGAAACCACGGTCTTTGACCTCATGTGCGATCCATACGCAAGCCCCCTGAGAGGAAAGCCGGTGGTATTGAACGGGATCGTCATAGGCAAGGCGAGGGCCGGAAGCATATTCAGCGAAGACCTCGCGATACATGACGTCTCTGGGGGGCTTATCGTCCTGAACTACGAATCGGTAATACCCCTTTTCGGAAATATCTACTTCGGGATTTCAACCTCCAAGAAGATAATAAACCACCGTGTGGAATCATTGGGATGGTTCAGAAGAAAGGTGAGTCAGGTGGTCGACCTGAAGTCGATATTAACCGATGAGCGCAAGTACAACAGCTATACCAGATTCAAGGCGATTGCCCTGCCGCTTATTTTAATAGCCGCCGGATTTATCGCCGCAGTTGTTAT
The DNA window shown above is from Candidatus Zymogenus saltonus and carries:
- a CDS encoding phenylacetate--CoA ligase, whose amino-acid sequence is MIYNKKFETLPRVELEALQLKRLQDVAKRLYERVPFSKKAFDDAGIKPDDIKELGDLKNLPFTNKSDLRDNYPFGLFTVSMDDIVRIHASSGTTGKPTVVGYTKNDIDTWSELMARTLASAGVTKGDIIHNAYGYGLFTGGLGFHYGAETLGSSVIPISGGNTKRQIMIMKDFGPTVLTCTPSYALHLAEVAEEVGVDFKEMKLKIGVLGAEPWSNKMRLEIEKKLNIDAIDLYGLSEIIGPGVSTECLEAKDGLHVFEDHFIPEIIDPNTGETLPYGEKGELVFTTITKEAFPVIRYRTRDISSLNPEPCKCGRTHVRMDRISGRTDDMLIIRGVNVFPSQIESVLLNIKDVEPHYQLIVEREGALDILEVRVEVNETVFSDEIKGLQKLESDIEKEIKDLLGVSVTIKLVEPKTIQRSEGKAVRVIDNRKI
- a CDS encoding indolepyruvate oxidoreductase subunit beta, whose product is MGGKVTNILMAGVGGQGVIMASDLLSEVLLKSGFDVKKSEVHGMAQRGGSVVTHVRFGDKVFSPLIKKESADILFSLELLETLRYIDFLNRDTIIILNDYRLNPPSVSLGVEKYPEGIYELLERSFPRVSLIKGLEIAENLGNAKAVGTVVLGHLSNYIDVTADKWIEVMKDSLPKKILDINLKAFDAGRSVEKVS
- the iorA gene encoding indolepyruvate ferredoxin oxidoreductase subunit alpha, with product MVLMSGNEAIARGAYESGVVFASAYPGTPSTEILENMKNYDGVYSEWSPNEKVALEVGVGAAYAGARALVAMKHVGVNVAADPLFTLSYTGVRGGLVIVSADDPELHSSQNEQDNRNYAKFAKIPMLDPSDSQEAKDFVRLAFDISEKFDTPVFLRTTTRISHSKSPVKISPADRDNATKGIAAVKDPEKLVMLPNNARKRHVVVEKRLDDLREFANDFTENRIEEGKGKTGIVTSGISYQYAKELFPNAPILKLGMIYPLPEKIIREFVKDLDEVVVIEELDPFFEEQIKAMGIEAKGKEFIPILGELNLDIVESSGLIGTQGPKLREPVEIDLPKLPPRPPNMCPGCPHRGVFYELSKKKVFVTGDIGCYTLAFLPPLRSIDTCLCMGASIGHAIGMDKVLSMADHEKGEGGVVAVIGDSTFFHSGITGLMDAAYNRSGSTIIILDNRTTAMTGAQDNPGTGRTLMGDETNIVDVEALAKALGIKRLSVIDPYDLDNTSLVISNELKSKETSLIISRGPCVLLRGAKRDSWKQHTIDVDKCTGCKACLKLGCPALGWAPDELNSKGKEGRAVIDRLICIGCGVCTNLCKFDAIVT
- a CDS encoding polymer-forming cytoskeletal protein; the encoded protein is MDRKGSGTINAQDFDCRIGEDTEITGNITGNENILINGEITGDIDVKALVYVGENGRIKGTIKANDVVVEGRIEGRLIVQNKIELTESAHINADMECGKLAVTDGAFYEGKVHMEGIEQIK
- a CDS encoding SAM-dependent chlorinase/fluorinase, with the translated sequence MPSPVITLTTDFGYKDPFVGVMKGVILNINRDAVIVDLNHGVAPQDLRGGAISILTSYRFFPAGTIHVVVVDPGVGTMRRPIAVKTADYIFVGPDNGVISWAMTDNAPYIVREIKNRDFMLDEISSTFHGRDIFSPTAARISLMGESGDWEIIGPNVADPILIRFPEPKTKATEIIGEIVYIDRFGNLITNIRPNIESEYIEVVIGDAYRIKVDGLSRSYEDGDGQGLILLVGSSGFLEIAKRGGSAERVVGAKMGERVKILYGSVG
- a CDS encoding nitroreductase family protein, encoding MIVGDLVKNICEPSSFTDKGIEDDILMKVLEAARLAPSANNSQVWRFFVVKDRRVLKALFGLSKKASFDSAPVIIAAFAEPWTVARRGREQPFFMIDVPIDLSHIILMAKELGISASIEFEFDETRVVELLNPPKNYRAVALVALGYAADFLPRKKVDLEGMIRDG
- a CDS encoding nitroreductase family protein, with the translated sequence MTDRGEKTKSPNDLMDVIKVRRSYRKYAGDPIPGDKIGYLKEVVLEGASAFGFKSPFFVFVTRPEGKKLLKRGIFSGLMGKVNPWILTTKAFGFVVCCGYPDSAEVLEDKHFYLAECSILMELLMLAAAEVGVGTCWIGGFGEDGIKRALSIPDNARIVAVTPLGYPPDKIKASSLDYMARSLVSKRRKPMEKIVTMI
- a CDS encoding ribonuclease H-like domain-containing protein — encoded protein: MNERAYLDIETSFYGQITVIGIFIAPDNFVHLVGDMIEEYTIMRALDTADVIVTYNGSRFDIPIIKKRLGLDLRSYFKSHDLMYDCWRQGLHGGLKTVEKKLGIGRETEGLCGRDAPVLWERYIRSGDESALDLLLRYNRDDVMNLLVLEERLRGQETDGETVGLLNGRGSR
- a CDS encoding M48 family metalloprotease — translated: MKGRLIFATFATFGILLSFVLFVIVLVTFFTGLIGAPIMIFLTVVFSFISWLISPWIIDQIHKWFYKFKFIEIEDLEMRSPHTAKFLREACERNGIKVPMLRIVDDLNPTAYCYGSYPGNSRIVVSEGLFHYLTPEEVTAVYGHELGHIKNLDFILMTIANTLLMILYEVYVIFTRVRSRGKNPFPLIGLVSLVFWWIGSYFVLYLSRTREYLADHFSGVETGDPNTLATALVKIAYGIATQPDTLNSKRLLASTRSLGITDYKNADNVGTAVSVAAGVKDIESRKIVEFDPRRVSKVFLFDIYNPWSKIVQLGSTHPLTGKRIKGLMELCDERRISPLFNFDEVTLEGHKLDRGRLYGRFFLEVLIYFAPIMGLFFGLILTVLKVELFSIMLVTFGMGMLLKAIYRYPPISKPEETTVFDLMCDPYASPLRGKPVVLNGIVIGKARAGSIFSEDLAIHDVSGGLIVLNYESVIPLFGNIYFGISTSKKIINHRVESLGWFRRKVSQVVDLKSILTDERKYNSYTRFKAIALPLILIAAGFIAAVVITIAYVFSLVG